The following DNA comes from Diadema setosum chromosome 20, eeDiaSeto1, whole genome shotgun sequence.
CAGTACATAGGTCTAGtttgtccttttttctttttttaaaataaaatcagaaaaatCAATGTGACATGTGTCCTTGTAATTGAAGTCTTGTggaatcatacattgtactgtagtaTACATAACTGTACATATATGCCCTGCAACTACTAGTATCACTTTTTATTTGGGGAGAGAGGTTTTGGTTGGTAAATCGTCAACAAGAAACCTTGATTTCAATTATATTTGTGTACAAACTAAACACTATATATAAAGTTCacttactttttttgttttgttttgtttccagtCTTTCTCAGGTTAATGGCTCTTGACTCGTGAAAATGAGGGAATGTCCAAGTCATGCCTGTCTGACAGTCTAAAGCTCAGCCAAAGGATCTCATTTACTCTAAGGTGTGAGATAACCAAACAGCAGAGGAGCCATGGACACCGTAGTAATCGTTGCCATAGCAATCCTGGGTATCCTTTTCGTGGCTTCGTTCGTCGGACTAGTGGTTGCGTGCCGTCACAGATGTCGACTTTTGGATATCAACCTCAAGGAGTCTATGAACCAGAGGTGAGTGGTGTTAACCCGCTGGGATTGAACCAACCAGCCAACAAACAAGAAATGTCCGCTTCTGTATGGTGTTCATATGAAAatggatatttcttttcttacagCCTACAATAATGAGCCATTAGTTTTTACTCATCTGCCCCCTCTAATTAGGTTTCTAAGGCAGGAATTCAGTCGGTATTGTTGTGTAATGATACATTAAGTTATCACTACCTCCTCCCATTCCACTGTGACCCGATATATCTCTTCACCTCCGGCCAGTCAATGACCCCTACCAATACTCTCCACCTCATCCAGTGAGTCATCGACCTTCATCATCCCTtgagtatacattgtacatctagcCCCATATCCAGGTAAAGTCAAACTCAAACATCCTGCCCTTCCCCCATTGATTACTTAGAATTGTTTTTTAATCCAGATCCGATAGTAGTTCCTCCTTTCTAAAACTATGTGTAGTTCTGCCTTTGTTACTGTAATGACCAAAGTTTTGCCCACTTAAAACCCCTCTTTAACATGAAGACTCCACCCCCATTCACCCATTCACAGTATGTGAAACCAATGTGTCTCATTCAATGTATGAAGAGAATTGTACCATCAAGAAAGAGACTTGGAATCTGAAACTCGAAGAGAGAGGATCGCCACCAAACACCTCTCGAATAAAGTGCTGTCCAAAAATAGACTCAACTGTGTGTCGCAAGTAATTCATTGAGCATACCTctactgtacaaatgtataaaGGGCTCCATCCCAATACACAAAAGTATTTATCTGCTGTTGTGTTGCTTTGGAGGGCCAAGCTCcagcaagctttgtggttgctAGGCAAACGTTTGTGAAGAAGTAGAATCCGTATAATTCATATACAATGTTGTATTTTCCATGATTACATGTAAAGACCTGACTGTAAAATCATTCACTCCAAGATTGCATCATTCCATCAATACTCAATGCTGGTACAGAGAGATAGGGGGATGCAATCTAATCCATTTACAGTGTAGCCTGGATGTTAATGcaaaaaataagaattacaGACATCCCTGTAAACAGTCATTCTTACCGATCACTTCATTTCACACCAAATTTGAATGTCTCCAACTTTCAAACAAGTGCACgcaaaatacaactgtactAATTTGTTCAAGAAGTTTTTTGGTATTGTCAATGAATCGTTTCATCAAGAAATTAATTTCAGTCTCATGCAAATTCTCAACAAATCAAACTGTGCATCTTAGAATACATTTTCCAAAGCAGTGGAAGACTCATCATAAACTGCTCTCGAATTCATACAGTTTTCAACCCCATTTACCTGCAGTGCAAGAGCTATTCCAAGAATTGGTGACTGTAACATACAGTTGTATcaaatacataggcctacatattgtatataaGTGGCTAAGAAATTACCTATTATTCACAGTGACTGTAAACTTTGGCTTTGCAGTGGTCGCTTGAACTTAGCCCTGGTCGATGATGCTGAGATGCCGCATGAGGACTACGAGGTGGAGCTACGGGACGTGTGCAGCAACAACAACCTTGATAAGATCTTGGAGGATGAGGCATGGGTGGATGATGCCTCGTAAGTCACAGAATCTTACCTTCACTAGGACTGATATACTGTTATTTACAGTGGTTGTGTCATTGCTATTAATGTATACAGCATATATTCAGCGAGTCTAAATTTCACGAATCGGAACTTCCCGAtgatttcacaagtggttaaatttgcgatcatggagtactgtactgaacagagaagcAGAATTTGCAGTATTCCCGCATGTAAtacagaatgtaaaaaaaaaagatcttaaacttttgatttgaaacaaataccacattttgtatttctgccgCCAAATCTTTTTACCCTTTTTCTTCTGAAACTCGACCAAAATGTCTACGACTCCATCAGAGCATTGTAGAAAAAAGGGTCACACATTCTTCTCCTGGTTCAAGAGATATTTCTCAGTCATTCTGTGTTCCTTCATTCTCAATACTCACCCTGTCTCTCCACCCAACTCCAGGGGTCTCATGCCTCACTGTATCGCCATCCTGAGAACCTGCCACGAGCTCACCGAGAAGCTGGTTGCCATGACGATGGGGAACCCCCATCACCTCAAGTCCTCCGAGAGCGTGTCCGACATTGTGGTGGTTGCCAAGAGGATAAATCCCCGGTGagacaagcaaaagaaaatgtttatccTTGAAGACTTACCTTGTCAGTAATTGATTGATCAATttagtgtatgtatgtttattgtACTTTGCATTTGTGTTTTTCCCTACCCCCTGAAATAATGTGAGGTTGATGTTATTATTTGAAGTGCTGTGATACATGTTCACTTGTAAGGGAGCTATAATACTGATATGTTTAAAGTTAAATGTACCTTCTGTATTAAAAGCCATATATCTGGGCATAAAATGTTACACGACTTGAAGCCAATGGCCATTtttgcagtggcgtatctgggggggggggggcaaggggggcacgtgccccgggcgccactccttgggggcgcaaaaaaaaagaaaaaaagaaaagaaaaaaaaaaaaaaaagaagaagaaggaaaaaaacaaaacaaaaaacgcccggaaggggggagggagaatggtggtggtggtgggtggcagaaaaccaaatcaaacaagataaaaacaaaacatgatgatgacgcggacaaaatgacaatgtttattgtgttcactcaaaaattccatgttctgtgagctgaaatacaaacattttcggctcgctcgctgcgctcgctcgccaaaatttatataaaaaagaaggtaagaacaaaacatgatgatgacaaaatgacagtgtctattgtgttcacacatgtcattttatatttagcaggcaaaatgtttcacggagcagcggctgccatttctttcgttctgaagcgatcgccaattgaatcaaaagaaggcgccaacgggttcgaacatacgggggggggggtgcgcaaaATAatccgaatcaaacaagataataacaaaacgtaatgatgacgcggaaatatacaaatttcggctcactcgctcgagtattttttcaagtcctcagtttgttggtataaatcgttatctataaggccgtcactatatcttgattagaattgtaatatttaataagcaaaaaataacaagagtttcatgatttgtaagctgaaatacaaaaattttcggctcgctcgctacgctcgctcgccaaaatttgtattaaaaaagagaagaagataagaacaaaacgtgacgatgacgcggacaaaatgaaaatgtctattgtgttcactcatgtcattttatatttagcagaaaaaatgttacacggagcagcgactgcaatttcattcgttctgaagcgatcgccgattggatcaaaagaggacgccaacggtttcgaacatactagggaggggggcgcaaaaacaaaatcaaaaaagatcagaaaaaaacgtaatgatgacgcggaaatatacaaatttcggctcactcgctcgtactaatttagagtattttttcaagtcctcagtttgttggtataaatcgttatctataaggtcgtcactataattgtgagatttaataagcaaaaaatgacaagaattccatgttttgtaagctgaaatacaaaaattttcggctcgctcgctgcgctcgctcgccaaaatttatatcaaaaaaagataagaacaatacgtgatgatgacgaggacataattatacaaatttcagctcactcgcgcgcactgaTTTAGAGTAggttttaaagtcctcagttttttggtataaatcgttatctataaggccgtcactatatcttgataaGAATTGTAatatttaataagcaaaaaataacaagagtttcatgatttgtaagctgaaatacaaaaattttcggcttgctcgctgcgctcgctcgccaaaatttgtattaaaaaagagaagaagataagaacaaaacgtgacgatgacgcggacaaaatgaaaatgtctattgtgttcactcatgtcattttatatttagcaggaaaaatgttacacggagcagcgactgcaatttcattcgttctgaagcgatcgccgattggatcaaaagaggacgccaacggtttcgaacatactagggaggggggcgcaaaaacaaaatcaaaaaagatcagaaaaaaacgtaatgatgacgcggaaatatacaaatttcggctcactcgctcgtactaatttagagtattttttcaagtcctcagtttgttggtataaatcgttatttataaggtcgtcactataattgtgagatttaataagcaaaaaatgacaagaattccatgttttgtaagctgaaatacaaaaattttcggctcgctcgctgcatatacgtgatgatgacgaggacataattatacaaatttcagctcactcgcgcgcactgaTTTAGAGTAggttttaaagtcctcagttttttggtataaatcgttatctataaggccgtcactatatcttgattagaattgtaagatttggtaagcaaaaaacgACAAGaaatccatgttttgtaagctcaAATACAAGGATTTTCGGCttgctcgctgcgctcgctcgccaaaatctatcgaaattcattacatttaaatcaccctcaaaagatccctaaaagtgcttgaaaaagcatcatgtggactttgtttaaagtccctaccgggatggggttggggttgaacactttttcagaaattaggggcgcaattttcgtgcttgccccgggcgccgttttccctagatacgccactgcattTTTGCCTCATAAGTTTTTActaattgccactggcatttaatgcatagtgtagacaagaacttttgtgcgtattttacagtatattgtattgtatggtatggtattgtattgtattgtattgtattgtattgtattgtattgtattgtattgtattgtattgtattgcagaGCAGTGAACATacagattatttttctttctatgggggggggggagggtacaGGGTGGAGGGAGAGAAATATTGAGTACAAAAGTAAAACAACTTCTCTCTTCTGATACATTGGTAAGTGTATCTGATTTGTTTTACTATCCAGCTCAAACCCATGAAACCCAGGAAATGCATAATGATTCAGAATATCTTTTTTcaaattcacattcacattccaattccaattttgtttttattttttctttcaacacaaGATACAAAGTACCAGATAATGCTTGAAATTGGATATATTAAAATATGCATTTTAAGAATACTATTTTAATATTGTATTATGAACAGTGATACTTCAATTAATTTTTCAAGTTTCTCTGCCCACAGAGTAAACAATAGTTGTCTGTGTGTGCTTATTATTTTTGTGGTTTATCTCTTTGCCTTGCAGGGTGGATGATGTGGTAAAATGTATGTATCCTCCAATAGACCCACGCCTTCTTGAAGCAAGGTAAGAGTACTATTCCTGAAGTACCTTATTATAAAAGTTTCCTGAAAGATAGAAATTAGATGTACATCtttgacagacagacaaatggTTGCCAATCAGGGCAGCAGACAGATGCAAAGTGGGGCAAGCACCACGAGTTTTCATGACCGTTACTATAATCATGTGATAAGATATTGCACTGGCACCTAAAAATAGCTTGCTAGTCAAATGTGACAGCGATATGATGCAAATGGTATTTACCTTTTCAGCCCTTACCATGCTTTGAATGCCAGTTGTCATGCACGCTGGAGTGCCATCAAAACCAATTGTCATAAATGTCTGGAAACTACATTTGTAATTGTCAATGAATGGGGATTAGCTAATCCCCTTAATCCCTATTGTGTCACCATGGTGTTCCTGTTGGACTGGGGCACATTGCTACACttgagtgggcttgctaactttacaactaggtcaagtttggatggattgctgaatgctgatgaaaaatttaccatttgcaaatgaaacaaaaacccagcattagtgctttaaaatagttaaatgtgagttagggatagaaacaaccaatgtgaaaatttgaatcagtaaagtCGATGTTAAGTCTtggtaaatatacaaaatgtgaacagtagttttaataaaaatgtttccagactaaaccgtctacagttatggtttattgagaaaaatactgacatctccttatattttaggttttactGCAAAAACTTTATATGGGAGGGTGTtatgtggtacaacagacctacacatacatgAAAGgcgatattttgaacatttttcaaatcactgctcccaaaggtaaactggacctttaagctAAATGCCCCAGCATGTAGGGTTATGAACAAGGCTTCCTTAGGAAGCATTTCCGTCATTAGTCAAGATGCCCAAGACATCGCGGTCTTGTCCTACACTATCCTGTAGGACAACATTATAGCTTTTGCAGAAATGCATTTTCGTGGACTTTCGTGTGTGATATGGACACTGTGCTTGTATGAAGTGACTgtcattcacatattttctcaagaaacataattttcaattaatgaattcttgagtcgagttgtttttattgcaactgattgacaaattgccttttGTCGATATAAATACAGCGTAAGTGCTGATTGTTCAGTGGTTTATTAGTAGCTAAGAAAAATCCAGCCCGAATCCAGTATGTATGCCTATAGATGGTTTTGTTATCATGGCTACTGACTAACACCCCGAAtgattgttgtttatttgtttttaagagtaatttgtcaatcagtttgcagtaaaaacattattttatgattttaatGAACAACCATAATTTGATTGGAAGTAAATgttatttctctcattttgcTCCTGTTTTCAGTCATATGTCAGAGTTTATGTCGCTTTTCGTAGACTAGGCATACATTATACCCTTCTACAGTATGTTACTGTATCTTTTGATCATGCTTACTCATCAGTTTTAGTggatatatatacagtgtatgatttgtttgattCCAAAGTCTCTGACAGCCTGTTTGTATGCACATGTTGTGCAGATTCATTTTACGACGTAGCCTCATCCTCCACACAGTTCCCCCACACAGTTTGCCCCCATATTTTACGACAAGCCAGAAATATTTGTTCAGAGCATGTACTGTACACCCATCCATCCATGTAGAATTTGCATTCTCACACAGATTAGATTGCTGTACTGTGACATTTAGGGTACCTAGGCCCCATTTTGTCAAAAGatataattgattttaaatttcctcaacacacaggctgccatagacttatgattgaaatcaactatgtaatcaattataactcttcataaaacaggaccCTGGACTTTATATAGCCATGgaatattcttttcattttatattttatatacaaaACCTGTTTTGAATGTGCATTTTTTAAATACCCACAATGAAACGGACATGTCTGAACAATGAAAATCACATCTTTATttagaataaatgaaaagaaaaagtgtaCAGCTGTAGATATTCTTGCCAGAAACCATGTACTTTGAGCTGTTTCAAGACAGATACAGGAAATTTTGGCGAGGCATTGTGATCAAAGTGATGcagttgatggtgatgatcaggggcggatacaggaattTGTAAAGgggggtgcctttacaaaattaaaggggggggggcgctcgCCCAGTGTGCtcccgcctggatccgccactgatgatggtgatgattatcTTCATTCCCCTCATTATCTATCCTTAcgtattgtcatttttttttatatccttTTTGATATCATAAACCATATTTTTTCACAGTTGTTTCATTGCAAGTTGTCATTGATATTTATAGAAGGAATGGTAATTCGATGTGCTCCTGCTATAACAAACACAGTTGTAaagtaacaaaatttcattcaaaaaaacaGAGTAAACATTGGGGTCCCAAAATTAATCCTTCAAATATACTTTTTGATTGTTTGACCATAATGGAATTttgatgtaatgaaagaaaactgctgccTGTATCAGTAGTAGTTGTCAATCTGCATGTAGTGTTAGGGGGAGGAGCAGCGACAGGATGATGTCACTAAAGTTGGTTTTCAATAAATGCGTGTGATTGGTTCAGGTCTGCCGCCCTCCTCCTGTCCCTCCAACATCTGGTCTTGGTAACCAAGCAGGCATGCCAGATGTCCAGCTATGTGGAGTGGATAGACGGGGCCATCCAGCGCATGGAATCTCACCTGCAGGTCAGCTcttccccttccctccccccccccccatcaattTCTGTCTGTCATTCTGTCCGCACACATtgatgtgaccgtgcaccaca
Coding sequences within:
- the LOC140243877 gene encoding transmembrane protein 98-like, producing the protein MDTVVIVAIAILGILFVASFVGLVVACRHRCRLLDINLKESMNQSGRLNLALVDDAEMPHEDYEVELRDVCSNNNLDKILEDEAWVDDASGLMPHCIAILRTCHELTEKLVAMTMGNPHHLKSSESVSDIVVVAKRINPRVDDVVKCMYPPIDPRLLEARSAALLLSLQHLVLVTKQACQMSSYVEWIDGAIQRMESHLQVLRDASITWEMTTSSSENQLQAVILGAVGPAPHVAPLSSSNV